The Brachyhypopomus gauderio isolate BG-103 chromosome 2, BGAUD_0.2, whole genome shotgun sequence genome contains a region encoding:
- the pitpnc1a gene encoding cytoplasmic phosphatidylinositol transfer protein 1 — MLMKEYRICMPLTVEEYRIGQLYMISKHSHEQSERGEGVEVVQNEPFQDPAHGPGQFTEKRVYLNNKLPSWARAVVPKIFYVTEKAWNYYPYTVTEYTCSFLPKFSIHIETKYEDNNGSNDHIFDEPRDEDTEVCFIDIAYDEIPERYYKESEDPRCFKSEKTARGLLQEGWRDTQDPIMCSYKLVTVKFEVWGLQTRVEQFVHKVIRDVLSLGHRQAFAWVDEWIDMTMEEVREYERATQEATNKKLGTFPPAISISETPLPACARSGPSSAPSTPLSTEAPDFLSVPKDRPRKKSAPETLTLPDPGRRDSGYRFPSLFSWGSSSPQPE; from the exons TACAGGATTGGCCAGCTGTACATGATCAGCAAGCACAGTCACGAGCAGAGCGAGAGGGGCGAAGGCGTGGAGGTGGTGCAGAACGAGCCGTTTCAGGACCCCGCCCACGGGCCCGGCCAGTTCACCGAGAAACGCGTCTACCTCAACAA cAAGCTGCCCAGCTGGGCACGGGCAGTGGTTCCCAAGATTTTCTATGTGACGGAGAAGGCCTGGAACTATTACCCCTACACTGTCACGG AGTACACA TGCTCTTTTCTGCCCAAGTTCTCCATCCACATAGAGACAAAGTACGAGGACAACAACGGCAGCAATGACCAT ATTTTTGATGAGCCCAGAGACGAGGACACCGAGGTGTGTTTTATTGACATTGCATATGATGAAATCCCTGAGCGCTACTACAAAGAGTCTGAG GACCCTCGCTGTTTTAAGTCGGAGAAGACGGCGCGTGGTTTGCTGCAGGAGGGCTGGAGGGACACCCAGGACCCCATCATGTGTTCTTATAAGCTGGTGACGGTTAAGTTCGAAGTTTGGGGACTCCAGACGCGTGTCGAGCAGTTTGTGCACAAG GTGATAAGGGACGTACTGTCACTCGGTCACAGACAAGCCTTTGCTTGGGTGGATGAGTGGATCG ACATGACAATGGAGGAAGTCAGAGAGTACGAGCGTGCCACTCAGGAGGCCACCAATAAGAAACTGGGCACCTTTCCCCCGGCCATCTCCATCAGCGAGACCCCCCTGCCGGCTTGTGCCCGGAGCGGGCCCTCCAgcgccccctccacccctctctccaccgAGGCCCCAGACTTCCTCTCAGTTCCCAAGGACAGGCCACGGAAAAAGTCAGCCCCGGAGACACTTACCCTTCCCGACCCTGGGAGGAGGGACTCTGGGTATCGATTTCCCAGCCTGTTTTCCTGGGGTTCCAGCTCACCTCAGCCCGAATGA
- the dxo gene encoding decapping and exoribonuclease protein isoform X1: MECPRKRFRPGGEVLPSVPPSLSTRRQLYERRFPVYKQPVEVGCFSLDSERNFFNDARQLRYYVEPGKSPNFNLRDGYRDRFVKRDDGVKEGLDHLLRWILENRTKLQSETSTSSSSCALGVDFVTWRGHLTKLLTTPYETQEGWLLAASKFGGTIYISEVETEAARRARESRTERLEEMMYWGYKFEQYICAGDMNGVPDQGGVVNTNEAFCTVVQTRLADHKLLFSGEVDCRDKDPKTPAPSCYVELKTSAEICTPKQRSNLHRYKLLKWWAQSFLPGVPRIVAGFRDQDGIVVSVQTFHISNISQLIKNEYNCWKPTVCMNFCSDFLSFVKSMVKEDDPRLVYLFSWEPHRDVTFSVHRDTPHTFLPDWYVKGMESHCA; this comes from the exons ATGGAGTGTCCCCGTAAGCGCTTTCGGCCCGGGGGTGAGGTACTTCCCTCGGTCCCCCCGTCCCTGAGTACGCGGAGACAGCTGTATGAGCGCAGGTTCCCGGTCTACAAACAGCCCGTGGAAGTGGGCTGCTTCTCCTTGGACTCGGAACGAAACTTCTTTAACGATGCCAGACAGCTTCGTTACTACGTTGAGCCTGGTAAAAGCCCCAACTTCAACCTGAGGGACGGTTATCGCGACCGCTTCGTAAAGAGGGACGACGGAGTGAAAGAGGGACTCGATCATTTGTTGAGGTGGATTTTGGAAAACAGGACCAAGCTCCAGTCAGAAACCTCTACCTCCTCATCTTCATG TGCGCTAGGTGTGGACTTTGTCACATGGCGAGGGCACTTAACCAAGCTGTTGACCACTCCATACGAGACTCAGGAGGGATGGCTGCTGGCCGCGTCCAAATTCGGCGGCACCATTTACATCAGCGAAGTGGAGACGGAGGCTGCGAGACGTGCCCGAGAGAGTCGCACGGAGAGGCTAGAAGAGATGATGTACTGGGGTTATAAGTTTGAGCAGTACATCTGTGCGG GTGACATGAATGGTGTACCAGACCAGGGCGGTGTGGTCAACACAAACGAGGCATTCTGTACTGTGGTCCAGACTCGTCTGGCTGACCATAAGCTTCTCTTCTCTGGGGAGGTGGACTGTCGGGACAAAGACCCCAAAACCCCTGCTCCATCCTGCTATGTCGAGCTCAAGACCTCTGCTGAAATATGCACTCCGAAACAGCGCAGTAACTTACACAG ATACAAGTTGCTGAAATGGTGGGCACAGTCATTCCTCCCTGGAGTTCCACGAATAGTTGCTGGGTTTCGAGACCAGGATGGAATAGTGGTGTCTGTACAGACGTTCCACATCTCCAACATATCCCAACTCATCAAG AATGAGTACAACTGCTGGAAGCCAACAGTCTGTATGAACTTCTGTAGTGATTTCCTGTCCTTTGTCAAATCCATGGTAAAAGAGGATGATCCAAG aTTGGTGTACCTCTTTTCATGGGAACCACACAGAGACGTGACGTTTTCTGTACACAGAGACACTCCGCACACATTCCTCCCAGACTGGTATGTGAAGGGCATGGAAAGCCACTGTGCCTGA
- the dxo gene encoding decapping and exoribonuclease protein isoform X2 encodes MTQEGWLLAASKFGGTIYISEVETEAARRARESRTERLEEMMYWGYKFEQYICAGDMNGVPDQGGVVNTNEAFCTVVQTRLADHKLLFSGEVDCRDKDPKTPAPSCYVELKTSAEICTPKQRSNLHRYKLLKWWAQSFLPGVPRIVAGFRDQDGIVVSVQTFHISNISQLIKNEYNCWKPTVCMNFCSDFLSFVKSMVKEDDPRLVYLFSWEPHRDVTFSVHRDTPHTFLPDWYVKGMESHCA; translated from the exons ATG ACTCAGGAGGGATGGCTGCTGGCCGCGTCCAAATTCGGCGGCACCATTTACATCAGCGAAGTGGAGACGGAGGCTGCGAGACGTGCCCGAGAGAGTCGCACGGAGAGGCTAGAAGAGATGATGTACTGGGGTTATAAGTTTGAGCAGTACATCTGTGCGG GTGACATGAATGGTGTACCAGACCAGGGCGGTGTGGTCAACACAAACGAGGCATTCTGTACTGTGGTCCAGACTCGTCTGGCTGACCATAAGCTTCTCTTCTCTGGGGAGGTGGACTGTCGGGACAAAGACCCCAAAACCCCTGCTCCATCCTGCTATGTCGAGCTCAAGACCTCTGCTGAAATATGCACTCCGAAACAGCGCAGTAACTTACACAG ATACAAGTTGCTGAAATGGTGGGCACAGTCATTCCTCCCTGGAGTTCCACGAATAGTTGCTGGGTTTCGAGACCAGGATGGAATAGTGGTGTCTGTACAGACGTTCCACATCTCCAACATATCCCAACTCATCAAG AATGAGTACAACTGCTGGAAGCCAACAGTCTGTATGAACTTCTGTAGTGATTTCCTGTCCTTTGTCAAATCCATGGTAAAAGAGGATGATCCAAG aTTGGTGTACCTCTTTTCATGGGAACCACACAGAGACGTGACGTTTTCTGTACACAGAGACACTCCGCACACATTCCTCCCAGACTGGTATGTGAAGGGCATGGAAAGCCACTGTGCCTGA
- the slc25a17l gene encoding peroxisomal membrane protein PMP34, which translates to MSDNRGSAVGLLSYDTLVHAVAGAMGSVTAMSVFFPLDTARIRLQVDENRKSKSTPVILAEIAKEEGLMALYRGWFPVISSLCCSNFVYFYTFNSLKRIMVTGERQSRPGKDLIMGFIAGAVNVLLTTPMWVVNTRLKLQGAKFRNEDLHQTHYKGIFDAFSQIIANEGVGTLWNGTLPSLVLVFNPAVQFMFYEGMKRRAVRGGKKVSSLEIFLIGAIAKAIATSATYPLQTVQAILRFGQCKSQQTGGLLGSLRNVLYLLMDRIKRNGVLGLYKGLEAKLLQTVLTAALMFVVYEKIAAVTFKLMGLNKKLKH; encoded by the exons ATGTCTGACAACAGAGGCTCAGCCGTCGGTCTCCTGTCGTACGACACTCTCGTGCACGCCGTTGCAGGCGCAATG GGCAGTGTGACGGCCATGAGTGTTTTCTTCCCATTGGACACAGCCAGAATCAGACTGCAGG TGGATGAAAACCGAAAGTCTAAATCCACCCCCGTCATCCTGGCTGAGATAGCAAAAGAAGAAGGCCT AATGGCTCTCTATCGTGGCTGGTTTCCTGTAATATCTAGCCTGTGCTGTTCTAACTTTGTCTACTTCTACACTTTCAACTCACTGAAGCGAATCATGGTCACGGGCGAAAGGCAGTCCAGACCGGGCAAAGACCTCATCATGGGCTTCATCGCAG GAGCTGTGAACGTGCTCCTCACCACGCCCATGTGGGTGGTGAACACTCGTCTGAAGTTACAGGGAGCAAAGTTCCGGAATGAAGACCTCCACCAGACCCACTACAAGGGCATTTTTG ATGCGTTTTCTCAGATCATCGCCAACGAGGGAGTGGGGACCCTGTGGAACGGCACGCTTCCCTCTCTGGTGCTGGTGTTCAACCCAGCCGTGCAGTTCATGTTCTACGAGGGCATGAAGAGGAGGGCGGTCCGGGGGGGAAAGAAG GTGTCTTCACTTGAGATCTTCCTCATCGGTGCCATCGCCAAAGCTATTGCAACATCTGCCACGTATCCACTGCAGACCGTTCAGGCCATTCTGAGA TTTGGCCAGTGTAAGTCACAACAGACTGGGGGTCTCCTAGGCAGCCTGCGCAATGTTCTGTACTTACTAATGGACAGAATCAA GCGAAACGGCGTGCTTGGGTTGTACAAAGGTCTGGAGGCGAAGCTCCTGCAGACGGTGCTGACGGCGGCCCTCATGTTCGTGGTCTATGAGAAGATCGCTGCGGTCACCTTCAAACTGATGGGCCTCAATAAGAAGCTGAAGCACTAA
- the anks4b gene encoding ankyrin repeat and SAM domain-containing protein 4B yields MSRYHKAAIDGYLDLLKEATRKDLNTPDEDGMTPTLWAAYHGRLEALQLICSRGGDPNKSDIWGNTCLHHAATNGHMDILSFLVNFGANLFALDNDFHSPMDVAASRDQMSCVRFLDNAASQQTGQSSKKVARLKKQAVKDAEQRVKLCEKVKKRHQSKMDKMYRSGGSVPDDTGSGSVTMSGDKQLSKPIAADMSGSIKMTLKGTFQKKLRKDKGTAPRQGDSNVIYKKQDNGTTEKPDFVDVFNEQDEDEENEDGMGGFKDEDEESADQLKESIFNRPGLGNMVFRKNFSVEMGVEPDEFIGGDTEDLGFLIRKEVFEAEQDELEDYSQLPWKQEEIGLDEDDEETTPLDAFLTSVNLLEFAPVFVREQLDLEALMLCSDDDLKSIRIQLGPRKKILEAAARRKLVLEQPGVMKDTFL; encoded by the exons ATGTCAAGATACCATAAAGCAGCTATTGATGGCTATTTGGACCTCTTAAAAGAAGCCACTAGAAAAGATCTGAACACCCCTGATGAGGATGGCATGACACCGACTCTATGGGCTGCTTATCATGGACGCCTCGAAGCTCTTCAGCTTATATGCAGCAGAGG TGGAGATCCCAACAAAAGTGACATCTGGGGAAACACATGTTTACACCATGCAGCCACCAACGGCCACATGGACATACTTAGCTTCCTGGTTAATTTTGGGGCCAATCTCTTCGCTTTGGACAATGACTTCCACTCTCCTATGGATGTTGCTGCCTCTCGGGACCAAATGAGCTGTGTACGCTTTCTAGACAACGCCGCCTCCCAGCAAACCGGCCAGAGCAGCAAAAAAGTAGCACGCTTGAAGAAGCAGGCCGTCAAAGATGCAGAGCAGAGAGTGAAATTGTGTGAAAAGGTGAAGAAGAGGCATCAGAGTAAGATGGACAAAATGTACCGCAGCGGAGGCTCTGTCCCCGATGACACAGGAAGTGGTTCGGTGACCATGAGCGGCGACAAGCAGCTGTCAAAACCCATCGCTGCAGACATGTCTGGATCCATCAAAATGACACTCAAAGGGACCTTCCAGAAGAAGCTTAGGAAGGACAAAGGTACTGCGCCGAGACAAGGGGACAGCAATGTCATATACAAAAAACAAGATAACGGAACCACAGAGAAGCCTGACTTTGTGGACGTCTTCAACGAGcaggatgaagatgaagagaATGAAGATGGAATGGGTGGTTTTAAAGATGAGGATGAAGAAAGTGCAGATCAGCTGAAGGAGTCCATATTCAATAGGCCTGGCCTTGGGAACATGGTTTTCCGAAAGAACTTTTCAGTGGAAATGGGCGTTGAGCCAGATGAATTCATAGGTGGAGATACAGAGGACCTGGGCTTCCTGATCCGCAAGGAAGTGTTTGAGGCAGAGCAAGATGAACTGGAGGACTACTCACAGTTACCGTGGAAGCAGGAGGAAATTGGACtggatgaggatgatgaggaaACCACACCTCTGGATGCCTTCCTCACCTCTGTGAACCTGCTGGAGTTTGCCCCTGTGTTTGTTCGTGAGCAGTTAGACCTGGAAGCCCTCATGCTCTGCTCAGATGATGATCTTAAAAGCATCCGCATTCAGCTGGGGCCTCGCAAGAAGATTCTAGAAGCAGCAGCTCGAAGGAAATTGGTTCTGGAGCAACCCGGTGTCATGAAGGACACCTTTCTGTAA
- the LOC143508390 gene encoding kelch-like protein 24 isoform X1 encodes MEIMAVNMLTSSPTMAMVPLSPCSEEPGPKPRTLDSDDYVFIEPRHPNKVLEGLNSLRLNNAFCDVTLCCGGQEFPCHRIVLASFSSYFQAMFSTDLMESRQERVAINGVEPQMIGMLVSYAYTAEVVISRANVQALLAAANLLDVMAVREACCRFMECQMDEVNCVGIHCFAEAHSCRELERRSMDYIQQHFSSVCQQEEFLSLCADKLTEIISSDHLNVPREETVFEAAVLWLEKSTSRRQSFEKVLEHIRLPLISPYYIHDIIESLDVVKESRKCQKLISEAKDYLLLQDRRGELYSPRARPRRAMGTAEVIVTVGGEDDKVVLRSVESFDPLTSQWKSLACLPFAVSKHGLVVSAGSMLYLAGGEFPDGSASREMWRYDPCFDSWLEMAPMNVARSELGLVMLDGYVFAVGGWEGRSRLDSVECYSPHTNSWQFVESVKMAVTSPAVVALDGLLYVTGGAVLEDGDGTDLAQVYNPKTHVWTEVAPMQIARSGSAACTLKGKIYVIGGWHASTENTDKVECYDPISNKWTMCAPMKERRYRPGVAVVDGRIYVLGGEEGWDRYHDTIERYCDETDCWEIVGEMPTSRSWLSCVSLQLRKDTHVTGRPGAGSETEFPVD; translated from the exons ATGGAAATCATGGCTGTGAATATGCTGACTAGCTCTCCCACAATGGCCATGGTTCCCCTGTCACCGTGTTCAGAGGAGCCTGGCCCCAAACCCCGAACGCTGGACAGTGATGACTATGTGTTCATTGAACCACGCCATCCCAACAAGGTGCTAGAAGGTCTGAACAGCCTCCGGCTTAACAACGCCTTCTGTGACGTCACCCTGTGCTGTGGAGGGCAGGAGTTCCCCTGTCACCGCATCGTGCTGGCCTCTTTCAGCTCTTACTTTCAG GCCATGTTCTCCACCGACCTGATGGAGTCACGGCAGGAGCGGGTGGCCATCAACGGGGTGGAGCCGCAGATGATCGGCATGCTGGTGAGCTACGCCTACACGGCGGAGGTGGTGATCTCCAGGGCCAACGTTCAGGCCCTGCTGGCCGCCGCCAACCTCCTGGACGTGATGGCGGTGCGGGAGGCCTGCTGTCGCTTCATGGAGTGCCAGATGGACGAGGTGAACTGCGTGGGCATCCACTGCTTCGCCGAGGCCCACTCCTGCAGGGAGCTGGAGCGCCGCAGCATGGACTACATCCAGCAACACTTCAGCAGCGTGTGCCAGCAG GAGGAGttcctctctctgtgtgctgaTAAACTTACTGAGATCATCTCCAGTGACCACCTCAATGTACCAAGGGAGGAGACTGTGTTTGAGGCAGCTGTGCTCTGGCTTGAGAAGAGCACCTCCCGCAGGCAGAGTTTTGAAAAG GTGCTTGAACACATCCGACTACCCCTGATCAGCCCTTACTACATCCATGACATAATCGAGTCTCTGGATGTAGTGAAGGAGTCTCGGAAGTGCCAGAAACTGATATCAGAAGCCAAGGATTACCTACTGCTCCAGGACCGCAGGGGAGAGCTGTACAGTCCCCGGGCCAGGCCTCGCCGAGCCATGG gcACGGCGGAGGTGATAGTCACGGTAGGTGGGGAGGACGATAAGGTTGTGCTGCGTAGCGTGGAGAGTTTTGACCCCCTGACCAGCCAGTGGAAGAGCTTGGCTTGCCTTCCCTTCGCTGTGAGCAAGCATGGTTTGGTGGTGTCCG CAGGTTCCATGCTGTATCTGGCCGGGGGGGAGTTCCCGGATGGCTCAGCTAGCAGGGAGATGTGGCGCTATGACCCGTGCTTCGACTCCTGGTTGGAGATGGCCCCCATGAACGTGGCACGATCCGAACTAG GCCTGGTGATGCTGGACGGATACGTGTTTGCTGTGGGAGGCTGGGAGGGGCGCTCACGCCTGGACTCGGTGGAATGCTACAGCCCACACACCAACTCCTGGCAGTTTGTGGAGTCAGTCAAGATGGCAGTCACGAGTCCTGCTGTGGTTGCACTGGATGGATTACTGTATGTCACAG GTGGCGCTGttcttgaagatggagatggaACTGACCTAGCACAAGTGTACAACCCTAAAACACACGTGTGGACAGAAGTGGCCCCCATGCAGATCGCCCGCTCTGGCTCCGCAGCCTGCACCCTGAAGGGCAAGATCTATGTCATAG GCGGCTGGCACGCCTCCACGGAAAACACGGATAAAGTGGAATGCTACGACCCGATAAGCAACAAGTGGACCATGTGTGCCCCGATGAAGGAGCGGCGCTATCGGCCCGGCGTGGCAGTCGTGGACGGACGAATCTACGTGTTGGGCGGGGAGGAGGGCTGGGACAG GTACCACGACACCATAGAGCGGTACTGTGACGAGACGGACTGCTGGGAGATTGTGGGCGAAATGCCCACCAGTCGCAGCTGGCTGAGCTGCGTGTCCCTGCAGCTGAGGAAAGACACTCACGTGACCGGCCGTCCCGGTGCCGGCTCCGAGACGGAGTTTCCGGTGGACTGA
- the LOC143508390 gene encoding kelch-like protein 24 isoform X2 — protein MEIMAVNMLTSSPTMAMVPLSPCSEEPGPKPRTLDSDDYVFIEPRHPNKVLEGLNSLRLNNAFCDVTLCCGGQEFPCHRIVLASFSSYFQAMFSTDLMESRQERVAINGVEPQMIGMLVSYAYTAEVVISRANVQALLAAANLLDVMAVREACCRFMECQMDEVNCVGIHCFAEAHSCRELERRSMDYIQQHFSSVCQQEEFLSLCADKLTEIISSDHLNVPREETVFEAAVLWLEKSTSRRQSFEKVLEHIRLPLISPYYIHDIIESLDVVKESRKCQKLISEAKDYLLLQDRRGELYSPRARPRRAMGTAEVIVTVGGEDDKVVLRSVESFDPLTSQWKSLACLPFAVSKHGLVVSGSMLYLAGGEFPDGSASREMWRYDPCFDSWLEMAPMNVARSELGLVMLDGYVFAVGGWEGRSRLDSVECYSPHTNSWQFVESVKMAVTSPAVVALDGLLYVTGGAVLEDGDGTDLAQVYNPKTHVWTEVAPMQIARSGSAACTLKGKIYVIGGWHASTENTDKVECYDPISNKWTMCAPMKERRYRPGVAVVDGRIYVLGGEEGWDRYHDTIERYCDETDCWEIVGEMPTSRSWLSCVSLQLRKDTHVTGRPGAGSETEFPVD, from the exons ATGGAAATCATGGCTGTGAATATGCTGACTAGCTCTCCCACAATGGCCATGGTTCCCCTGTCACCGTGTTCAGAGGAGCCTGGCCCCAAACCCCGAACGCTGGACAGTGATGACTATGTGTTCATTGAACCACGCCATCCCAACAAGGTGCTAGAAGGTCTGAACAGCCTCCGGCTTAACAACGCCTTCTGTGACGTCACCCTGTGCTGTGGAGGGCAGGAGTTCCCCTGTCACCGCATCGTGCTGGCCTCTTTCAGCTCTTACTTTCAG GCCATGTTCTCCACCGACCTGATGGAGTCACGGCAGGAGCGGGTGGCCATCAACGGGGTGGAGCCGCAGATGATCGGCATGCTGGTGAGCTACGCCTACACGGCGGAGGTGGTGATCTCCAGGGCCAACGTTCAGGCCCTGCTGGCCGCCGCCAACCTCCTGGACGTGATGGCGGTGCGGGAGGCCTGCTGTCGCTTCATGGAGTGCCAGATGGACGAGGTGAACTGCGTGGGCATCCACTGCTTCGCCGAGGCCCACTCCTGCAGGGAGCTGGAGCGCCGCAGCATGGACTACATCCAGCAACACTTCAGCAGCGTGTGCCAGCAG GAGGAGttcctctctctgtgtgctgaTAAACTTACTGAGATCATCTCCAGTGACCACCTCAATGTACCAAGGGAGGAGACTGTGTTTGAGGCAGCTGTGCTCTGGCTTGAGAAGAGCACCTCCCGCAGGCAGAGTTTTGAAAAG GTGCTTGAACACATCCGACTACCCCTGATCAGCCCTTACTACATCCATGACATAATCGAGTCTCTGGATGTAGTGAAGGAGTCTCGGAAGTGCCAGAAACTGATATCAGAAGCCAAGGATTACCTACTGCTCCAGGACCGCAGGGGAGAGCTGTACAGTCCCCGGGCCAGGCCTCGCCGAGCCATGG gcACGGCGGAGGTGATAGTCACGGTAGGTGGGGAGGACGATAAGGTTGTGCTGCGTAGCGTGGAGAGTTTTGACCCCCTGACCAGCCAGTGGAAGAGCTTGGCTTGCCTTCCCTTCGCTGTGAGCAAGCATGGTTTGGTGGTGTCCG GTTCCATGCTGTATCTGGCCGGGGGGGAGTTCCCGGATGGCTCAGCTAGCAGGGAGATGTGGCGCTATGACCCGTGCTTCGACTCCTGGTTGGAGATGGCCCCCATGAACGTGGCACGATCCGAACTAG GCCTGGTGATGCTGGACGGATACGTGTTTGCTGTGGGAGGCTGGGAGGGGCGCTCACGCCTGGACTCGGTGGAATGCTACAGCCCACACACCAACTCCTGGCAGTTTGTGGAGTCAGTCAAGATGGCAGTCACGAGTCCTGCTGTGGTTGCACTGGATGGATTACTGTATGTCACAG GTGGCGCTGttcttgaagatggagatggaACTGACCTAGCACAAGTGTACAACCCTAAAACACACGTGTGGACAGAAGTGGCCCCCATGCAGATCGCCCGCTCTGGCTCCGCAGCCTGCACCCTGAAGGGCAAGATCTATGTCATAG GCGGCTGGCACGCCTCCACGGAAAACACGGATAAAGTGGAATGCTACGACCCGATAAGCAACAAGTGGACCATGTGTGCCCCGATGAAGGAGCGGCGCTATCGGCCCGGCGTGGCAGTCGTGGACGGACGAATCTACGTGTTGGGCGGGGAGGAGGGCTGGGACAG GTACCACGACACCATAGAGCGGTACTGTGACGAGACGGACTGCTGGGAGATTGTGGGCGAAATGCCCACCAGTCGCAGCTGGCTGAGCTGCGTGTCCCTGCAGCTGAGGAAAGACACTCACGTGACCGGCCGTCCCGGTGCCGGCTCCGAGACGGAGTTTCCGGTGGACTGA
- the LOC143508390 gene encoding kelch-like protein 24 isoform X3, whose amino-acid sequence MEIMAVNMLTSSPTMAMVPLSPCSEEPGPKPRTLDSDDYVFIEPRHPNKVLEGLNSLRLNNAFCDVTLCCGGQEFPCHRIVLASFSSYFQAMFSTDLMESRQERVAINGVEPQMIGMLVSYAYTAEVVISRANVQALLAAANLLDVMAVREACCRFMECQMDEVNCVGIHCFAEAHSCRELERRSMDYIQQHFSSVCQQEEFLSLCADKLTEIISSDHLNVPREETVFEAAVLWLEKSTSRRQSFEKVLEHIRLPLISPYYIHDIIESLDVVKESRKCQKLISEAKDYLLLQDRRGELYSPRARPRRAMGTAEVIVTVGGEDDKVVLRSVESFDPLTSQWKSLACLPFAVSKHGLVVSAGSMLYLAGGEFPDGSASREMWRYDPCFDSWLEMAPMNVARSELGLVMLDGYVFAVGGWEGRSRLDSVECYSPHTNSWQFVESVKMAVTSPAVVALDGLLYVTGGAVLEDGDGTDLAQVYNPKTHVWTEVAPMQIARSGSAACTLKGKIYVIGERRLARLHGKHG is encoded by the exons ATGGAAATCATGGCTGTGAATATGCTGACTAGCTCTCCCACAATGGCCATGGTTCCCCTGTCACCGTGTTCAGAGGAGCCTGGCCCCAAACCCCGAACGCTGGACAGTGATGACTATGTGTTCATTGAACCACGCCATCCCAACAAGGTGCTAGAAGGTCTGAACAGCCTCCGGCTTAACAACGCCTTCTGTGACGTCACCCTGTGCTGTGGAGGGCAGGAGTTCCCCTGTCACCGCATCGTGCTGGCCTCTTTCAGCTCTTACTTTCAG GCCATGTTCTCCACCGACCTGATGGAGTCACGGCAGGAGCGGGTGGCCATCAACGGGGTGGAGCCGCAGATGATCGGCATGCTGGTGAGCTACGCCTACACGGCGGAGGTGGTGATCTCCAGGGCCAACGTTCAGGCCCTGCTGGCCGCCGCCAACCTCCTGGACGTGATGGCGGTGCGGGAGGCCTGCTGTCGCTTCATGGAGTGCCAGATGGACGAGGTGAACTGCGTGGGCATCCACTGCTTCGCCGAGGCCCACTCCTGCAGGGAGCTGGAGCGCCGCAGCATGGACTACATCCAGCAACACTTCAGCAGCGTGTGCCAGCAG GAGGAGttcctctctctgtgtgctgaTAAACTTACTGAGATCATCTCCAGTGACCACCTCAATGTACCAAGGGAGGAGACTGTGTTTGAGGCAGCTGTGCTCTGGCTTGAGAAGAGCACCTCCCGCAGGCAGAGTTTTGAAAAG GTGCTTGAACACATCCGACTACCCCTGATCAGCCCTTACTACATCCATGACATAATCGAGTCTCTGGATGTAGTGAAGGAGTCTCGGAAGTGCCAGAAACTGATATCAGAAGCCAAGGATTACCTACTGCTCCAGGACCGCAGGGGAGAGCTGTACAGTCCCCGGGCCAGGCCTCGCCGAGCCATGG gcACGGCGGAGGTGATAGTCACGGTAGGTGGGGAGGACGATAAGGTTGTGCTGCGTAGCGTGGAGAGTTTTGACCCCCTGACCAGCCAGTGGAAGAGCTTGGCTTGCCTTCCCTTCGCTGTGAGCAAGCATGGTTTGGTGGTGTCCG CAGGTTCCATGCTGTATCTGGCCGGGGGGGAGTTCCCGGATGGCTCAGCTAGCAGGGAGATGTGGCGCTATGACCCGTGCTTCGACTCCTGGTTGGAGATGGCCCCCATGAACGTGGCACGATCCGAACTAG GCCTGGTGATGCTGGACGGATACGTGTTTGCTGTGGGAGGCTGGGAGGGGCGCTCACGCCTGGACTCGGTGGAATGCTACAGCCCACACACCAACTCCTGGCAGTTTGTGGAGTCAGTCAAGATGGCAGTCACGAGTCCTGCTGTGGTTGCACTGGATGGATTACTGTATGTCACAG GTGGCGCTGttcttgaagatggagatggaACTGACCTAGCACAAGTGTACAACCCTAAAACACACGTGTGGACAGAAGTGGCCCCCATGCAGATCGCCCGCTCTGGCTCCGCAGCCTGCACCCTGAAGGGCAAGATCTATGTCATAGGTGAAAG GCGGCTGGCACGCCTCCACGGAAAACACGGATAA